The Maylandia zebra isolate NMK-2024a linkage group LG14, Mzebra_GT3a, whole genome shotgun sequence genome includes the window acGCAAAATGCCTTTGTCCTGTTGTGTTTACGGATGCTCCAGTAGGTCGACCCGAGAAACTGATAAACGGTATTTTAGGGTACCAAAAATAGCCCaacgaagaggagaaaaatggaaaattctaaCCGAAAAACGTaggaaaaaatggattttaaatttaCGTTTACAGTCGGGAGGAGCAGAGTCTGCCAATGCCCGTGTCTGCAGCGACCACttcgtcagaggtaatgttatgTTTGCAAACGAACTTATTAGCATTATGTTGTCGTTAAATTCTCGTTTACTTAGTGCTTTTAAGTTAGTAGTCTAATATTGACTTGATTGGGACTATAGGCTGCCCAAGTGCTTTGGATGACGAAGAGTCGGAGGACTGGGCTCCGACGGTCAATCTCGGCTACGAACGAAAACCCAGATCGGAATCAGTTCTCAAACGAGATAAAAGAATGAAGCTTAAGGCAGAACAGCATCGATGTGCAGAGGCGATTTTGGATATGCAACAGACGGCTGAGAGCCCGGATTTGAGCCTAGTGACAGTGGAGAACCCCGAACTGCAGCTTCCAGCTGAGAATCCACAACCAGAAGACTTCAGTGTGAATGAGACATTCACTTATCCAGGTAAGATATTGTGCTgagatgtaaaacaaacaagaatcatgtcaaagagaaaaagatgccATTATCTGTAATGATTATGGTCCAAGTTACATATTACATGTTTGTGATTTTTTAATCACAGAGTAAATCCATACcattttattcagaaaaaaagaaaaagtggcaCTTATTACCGTCAGGCACACACCACAGGTTTTTGTACACTGCTGTGGTTCTTATATTGCCAGATTCCAGACAGTCTCCTTTCACAGATAAGTAAAGATATCCGTAATGTAAGGTTTCTGTGGTGAgaaacatataaatatattttttgtttagacgcaacatgtttttttgttgattaaaaaaaataattacattaaattaacaTAGTGAATtaaacacattacaccagatTCTAATAGCCCACTAAAAAACTCCTACagtgaaaatgagtaaaaattgAGGTTGCCTCTATTATGCTGATTATGCTCCCCCACTGTTATATTGCAGGCTGTGCGGATGCTGGATGCCAGACAGAGCTGACGATGGATGACATCGAGAAGATGGAGGATGTTTTGAGACAGAACACAGCAGAGCTGGTTGATCTTCGGAGCAAGGCTCTGGACACACAGTTCAGCCAGGAGgcttttgaaaaaaatgaagacaagaCAAAGTTCTACACAGGGCTCCCCAACTTCTTAGTTTTAATTCAGATTTTTGAACTGTGCGAGCCCTATATCACCTCGGGACCTATGTCTTTGTTGTCCAAATTTGAACAATTCATACTAGTTTTGCTGAGGCTGAGACTAAATCTGCCCCTGAAAGATTTAGCTTTCAGGTTCAATATTTCTCTGTCCACTGCTTCTAGAGTTTGGCATAAAGTAATTGACATACTTCATAAAAGGTTAGAGTTCCTAATTGAGTGGCCAGAGCGACATGTTCTTCAAGCTACGATGCCACTGAGTTTCAGACAGGCATTTGGATGTAAAGTGGCTGTGATTGTTGATTGCTTTGAAGTCTTTATTGAGAGACCATCTAATCTTCTTGCACAAGCTCAAACTTGGTCCAACTACAAGCACCATCACACTGTAAAATTTTTGATTGGTGTTGCCCCCCAAGGCTACGTCACTTACATATCTTCTGCCTGGGGAGGGAGAATTAGCGATAAGCAGATCACAATAGAGAGTGGCCTCCTAAAGAACTTGTTACCTGGAGATATTGTCCTTGCAGATCGTGGGTTCAATATTGGCGATAATGTGGGGTTTTACTGTGCTTCACTACAGACACCGGCATTCACTAAAGGGAGAAAACAGCTGTCAGCCTATGAAGTGGCAGAGACAAGGAAAATAGCCAATTTGCGTATCCATGTTGAGCGAGTCATAGGTTTAGTCAGGAGGAAATATCAAATTCTGCAGAGCAGGGCTATGCCAATAGAGAACATGTCCACAAAGCCAGGTGAGACACATGCATTGATCGACAAGATTGGGGTAATTTGTTGTGCCTTATCAAATCTCTCCGAGTCTGTTGTCCCACTGGAGTAAGGGGGGTGGGTGGTAATcaatcagttaaaaaaaattaaatgtcttGTCACTGTCACGGCTCACAGAAGGGGGTGGAGAGGAAGAGTAGTGTCCAGTATCTGCTGCTTGGCTCTGGTGATAAGTAGAACAGGGTAGAGTAATAGTAGTACCTAAGTCCTGACTCCTGATTAGTCtgtaaatgttttcaaatgaaatatttttctcCAACTGTCATATTGTGCTGGCAGTTTGTACAGTATTATACTGTGAGATGGATTGCAatctattttgtttatttgtttaaaagtcTAATCTTGTAAATAAACCACCAATGTATTATTATGCTGCCTCAATAGCATTTAATCATTGTGTAGTGTTACACAACACTTAAATGACACAATTAAATgtacaataaaattaaatgacAATCTGTGCTCTAATGCTACGTCAGAGCAAATACAATAGCCAGAACTCATAATGACTACCATCAGGTCATAACAATATTCAAAATGTCATTATGTTGTCGTCCTTTTATCACATTACACATGTATGTTTGTAACTTGCTGTCCCAGTATTTCTGGGAGTATACTGTTTCTAAAAAAACACTCAACTTTAGGAATCGCATCATCCCAAAACTCAAGGTCAGGCAAAATCCTTTCAACAAATATGTCATTGCGGTTCCACACAACAAAGTCACAGTACTCTGCATTTGCAATGTGAAGCTGTGCCTGAATTTGGTAATAGTAGTCATGAGTTGGGTCCAGTGTGACATTATCCCCGTCACTGATGAGGCAGAAGCCCTTCTCCCCAGCACGCATGCGCAGGTTGACCGCATCTCTCTGAGAGTGTGGGCACTAAAATCACAGTGATGAGAACAACAATCAAGATTTATCTGATGAAACAGTGAAGAAGCAAAGATGATGGGTGTGGTCTGTGTTATCATAATCTCTCATTGCCCAAAACAAATGTCTATTTGAGACAGACAATAAAGcctcatcttatcttaattgAACAATAGATTAGAAATTAGAAAAGGTATTTCCTGCATTTTTACTCAGTTCACTGATTCTTATGGAAAGATGTCACACCTATGGCCTTGACTACAACAGAGTCAATACCTTAAGCCCCAGcttataaaagagaaaaaacactggGGAACAAGTAACTGATGAGCAAAAAGGACTATGTTTCCCAGAGCGAGAAGTAGGATCTTCTCTGTTCTTGCAGAGGAATTGCAAACACTCAGTAATAATTGTGAATAGCCGGTTTAGACCCCTTCATATCGTCCACTGAACCAGGCTGAGGCTAAGCCTGATACAGTCTGTGGGGAGGGAAGTAATAACCCAAGGTACTTTGTGCAGCGATGGAAGGATGTGTAACCTTGATTTATCTGCGTGAGGGGGAATTGATGGTATTACACAACTGTCAGAGGACTCGACGTGGGAGCTATCCGAATGACCTGCGAGTCCAGCGATGGGGAGGATGCTAAGAGTATTCCTGTTGCTAAACGAGCTGTAAGCCCCATGATTTGTCTGAGTTACCAGGAACCAGCAGAGAAAAGCCTCCTGTGATTATTCACAGAGGGATGAGAGTATGCATCACCAAGGTTACAGCAGATGTAATCCCTGGTGCGCCTTCATCTTTGTAGTGTTTCACAGTTCGCTGTCCCAACCGCAAATGGCAacgagagagagaagaagaccTGTTAGACctcagagtgaaaaagaaatgacTGGTTGGGACATCGATACATTTAGAAGAGGGGCAGTATAATCCAGTGTTTACCCATGAACTGAGaactgagagagacagagaagagtGGGAAATAGTGAAACATAGTTCGGCTCTTGCTCTTGGACAGACCAACGTTGCTTTTTCATGGATGCAGAGTTTGgctgtgttttttcttcactGCCACTGTGGATTGTTGGACTCTTAGTAACTACAGTATAAAGGAGCATTGATTGCCTAGGGTGAGAAACCCTGTTATAGCACTGCAAGTGAGGAAGGATGGTGTGCTCGCTTACATGCAGTACATCATACTCAGGCCTGCAACGAGTTTATTTGTGTTCACTGGGtgttttact containing:
- the LOC106674586 gene encoding uncharacterized protein LOC106674586, which produces MPLSCCVYGCSSRSTRETDKRYFRVPKIAQRRGEKWKILTEKRRKKWILNLRLQSGGAESANARVCSDHFVRGCPSALDDEESEDWAPTVNLGYERKPRSESVLKRDKRMKLKAEQHRCAEAILDMQQTAESPDLSLVTVENPELQLPAENPQPEDFSVNETFTYPGCADAGCQTELTMDDIEKMEDVLRQNTAELVDLRSKALDTQFSQEAFEKNEDKTKFYTGLPNFLVLIQIFELCEPYITSGPMSLLSKFEQFILVLLRLRLNLPLKDLAFRFNISLSTASRVWHKVIDILHKRLEFLIEWPERHVLQATMPLSFRQAFGCKVAVIVDCFEVFIERPSNLLAQAQTWSNYKHHHTVKFLIGVAPQGYVTYISSAWGGRISDKQITIESGLLKNLLPGDIVLADRGFNIGDNVGFYCASLQTPAFTKGRKQLSAYEVAETRKIANLRIHVERVIGLVRRKYQILQSRAMPIENMSTKPGETHALIDKIGVICCALSNLSESVVPLE